In a genomic window of Rhododendron vialii isolate Sample 1 chromosome 12a, ASM3025357v1:
- the LOC131311186 gene encoding transcription factor bHLH90-like, giving the protein MGVLDRALEWLRPFVGTKIWDYCVVWKLGDDPSRYIEWVGCCCGGAYGDSNGIKIKEERPEGKPQLLIPQCRDTHIQHPANTKACLALSHFPPSIPLYSGVHGEAVLSTEPKWLSCTKDSDSNQSHKSDGTQVLIPVVGGLIELFSTKHLPRDQKIIAFIVSQYNNRMEQDSITAKSCSNMRFNVQSHDTLPGAHYPVNNWPAPFEARKFFPRLPFLPPVSQLNLHPTLEGSSTGSNPSNEHSISFNSGSVHVSPNVSVNGTFGEDPTNDKSNKCRNLSPKQDHLVETDKLKSKQRMEKEQYHSKNLVTERNRRRRIKDGLFALRALVPKISKMDRAAIVGDAIEYIEELHKNVKDLKAELGEMEEVECKKKNDVLVIPKLNAKKGTKTSTTTADEKGKMEVQVEVHQIGTRDFFVKLLCTQKTGGFARLMEAMHSIGLQVVDANVTTHNGKVLNILKVEVNKMEVVQPKRLKDSLTQLIRKTLQQ; this is encoded by the exons atGGGAGTTCTTGACAGAGCACTTGAGTGGCTAAGGCCCTTTGTTGGGACTAAAATTTGGGACTactgtgtggtttggaaactaGGAGACGACCCCTCAAG GTACATTGAATGGGTTGGCTGCTGCTGTGGTGGTGCTTATGGTGATTCAAATGGCATCAAAATCAAAGAGGAAAGGCCAGAGGGAAAACCCCAGTTGCTAATTCCCCAATGCAGGGACACTCACATTCAGCATCCTGCTAATACCAAGGCTTGTTTGGCCCTCTCTCACTTTCCTCCTTCCATTCCCTTGTATTCTGG GGTACATGGGGAGGCAGTGCTATCAACAGAACCAAAGTGGCTTAGCTGCACCAAGGACTCAGATTCAAATCAGTCGCAT AAATCAGATGGAACGCAAGTGTTGATCCCAGTTGTTGGTGGTCTTATTGAGCTCTTTAGCACAAAGCAT tTACCCAGAGATCAAAAGATAATAGCGTTCATCGTATCACAGTATAACAACAGAATGGAGCAAGATTCCATAACTGCAAAGAGCTGTTCCAATATGCGCTTCAATGTACAATCTCACGATACATTACCTGGTGCACATTACCCGGTGAACAATTGGCCAGCTCCATTTGAAGCCAGAAAGTTTTTCCCAAGGCTACCATTTCTTCCCCCAGTATCCCAACTCAATCTCCATCCTACACTTGAAGGATCATCCACCGGTTCCAATCCTTCAAATGAACACTCAATATCCTTCAATTCGGGTTCTGTTCATGTGTCTCCAAACGTGTCTGTGAATGGAACATTTGGCGAAGACCCAACGAACGACAAGTCCAACAAATGTAGGAATCTGTCACCAAAGCAAGATCACTTGGTTGAGACAGATAAATTAAAGTCTAAGCAAAGGATGGAAAAAGAACAATACCATTCAAAGAATCTGGTTACGGAAAGAAACAGGAGGAGAAGGATTAAGGATGGGCTGTTTGCCTTACGTGCTTTAGTCCCCAAGATTTCCAAG ATGGATAGAGCTGCAATAGTAGGAGATGCTATCGAATACATTGAGGAATTGCACAAGAATGTGAAGGACCTTAAGGCTGAGCTTGGGGAAATGGAAGAAGTGGAATGCAAGAAGAAAAACGATGTGTTGGTGATCCCAAAATTGAATGCTAAAAAAGGCACCAAAACCTCAACTACTACTGCtgatgaaaaaggaaaaatggag GTGCAAGTGGAAGTACACCAGATTGGGACAAGAGATTTCTTTGTTAAGCTATTGTGTACGCAAAAAACAGGAGGGTTTGCGAGATTGATGGAGGCTATGCATTCCATAGGACTACAAGTTGTTGATGCCAATGTTACAACACACAATGGCAAGGTCTTGAACATTCTAAAAGTAGAG GTAAACAAAATGGAGGTAGTTCAGCCGAAGAGACTGAAAGATTCATTGACCCAGCTGATAAGAAAGACGTTGCAACAGTAG